In Puntigrus tetrazona isolate hp1 unplaced genomic scaffold, ASM1883169v1 S000000767, whole genome shotgun sequence, the following proteins share a genomic window:
- the LOC122335352 gene encoding uncharacterized protein LOC122335352 → MMHIDFCSFHFVCVCVCVCCSQGLDWFCSFDQYGPCYTALGDKLNLMLDASKHDLKIQKRINNTRDDPVCRVKKGRMKMTECDLYNNRTEVTVINGTLIVNPVIRTDSGNYILTVYNSDGSEISRDLQVIVEAPIGSVEVSITCSSSGVMRVSCSSEGDQLLYSWTLNGDPLKDGNSSIDLDERSDGDISCSVKNHVSHAQNTTRLKPCSSLSLVFVLVWCLQLMVLLGLLGAFHIYMRHTSGKKQEDQKMRMRRFREGREHAAEDS, encoded by the exons atgatgcatatagatttttgttcatttcattttgtgtgtgtgtgtgtgtgtgtgtgttgttctcaAGGTCTGGATTGGTTCTGCAGTTTTGATCAGTATGGTCCCTGTTACACAGCTCTGGGAGACAAACTCAATCTGATGCTGGACGCTAGTAAACATGATCTGAAGATACAAAAGAGAATAAACAACACACGAGATGATCCAGTTTGTAGAGTAAAGAAGGGCAGGATGAAGATGACTGAATGTGATCTTTATAATAACAGAACTGAAGTAACAGTCATTAATGGGACTCTGATAGTAAACCCTGTGATCAGAACAGATTCAGGGAATTACATATTAACTGTCTATAACTCAGACGGCTCAGAAATATCTAGAGATCTTCAGGTGATTGTTGAAG CTCCTATTGGCTCAGTGGAAGTGTCAATCACCTGCTCCTCCAGTGGGGTGATGAGGGTGTCCTGCTCCTCTGAGGGGGATCAGCTCCTCTACAGCTGGACTCTGAATGGAGATCCACTGAAGGATGGAAACAGCAGCATAGATCTGGATGAGAGAAGTGATGGAGACATCAGCTGCAGCGTGAAGAACCACGTCAGTCACGCACAGAACACCACGAGACTCAAACCCTGTTCTTCTT TGTCTCTGGTGTTTGTTCTGGTCTGGTGTCTTCAGCTGATGGTTCTGTTGGGTCTTTTAGGAGCTTTTCACATCTACATGAGACACACGTCAG GAAAGAAACAAGAAGATCAGAAAATGAGGATGAGAAGATTTAGAGAAGGACGTGAACACGCAGCAGAAGATTCATGA